In Erigeron canadensis isolate Cc75 chromosome 1, C_canadensis_v1, whole genome shotgun sequence, a single window of DNA contains:
- the LOC122603050 gene encoding remorin-like — MGEEKEETKNEVPLETELKSTHISTPPPEPKSSSVATPPSEKAPPPPVSDDAALDMIVTEKKLALIKAWEENEKTKADNKAYTKMSAIEAWENTKRAEIEADLRKIEEDIEIEKGKQREKTKNKMAAIHKEAEEKRAVVIAKRGQDIIKAEEAAAKFQATGTLPTKLFKCFGY; from the exons ATGggggaagaaaaagaagaaaccaAGAACGAAGTACCTTTGGAAACCGAATTGAAATCAACTCATATATCAACACCACCCCCGGAGCCAAAATCAAGTTCGGTTGCAACACCACCATCAGAGAAAGCACCACCACCTCCTGTCAGCGACG ATGCTGCACTTGATATGATCGTCACAGAAAAGAAACTGGCACTGATCAAAGCCTGGGAAGAGAACGAAAAGACTAAGGCTGACAACAA GGCCTATACAAAAATGTCAGCAATCGAAGCATGGGAGAACACTAAACGAGCAGAAATAGAAGCAGACCTCAGGAAGATTGAG GAAGACATTGAGATTGAGAAGGGAAAACAGAGGGAAAAGACGAAGAACAAAATGGCGGCCATCCACAAGGAAGCGGAAGAAAAACGAGCTGTAGTAATAGCCAAAAGGGGCCAAGATATCATTAAGGCGGAAGAGGCAGCTGCAAAGTTCCAGGCTACAGGAACTTTGCCAACCAAACTGTTTAAATGCTTCGGCTACTGA